In Rattus rattus isolate New Zealand chromosome 3, Rrattus_CSIRO_v1, whole genome shotgun sequence, one genomic interval encodes:
- the Prlr gene encoding prolactin receptor isoform X3, which produces MPSALAFVLLVLNISLLKGQSPPGKPEIHKCRSPDKETFTCWWNPGTDGGLPTNYSLTYSKEGEKTTYECPDYKTSGPNSCFFSKQYTSIWKIYIITVNATNQMGSSTSDPLYVDVTYIVEPEPPRNLTLEVKQLKDKKTYLWVKWSPPTITDVKTGWFTMEYEIRLKPEEAEEWEIHFTGHQTQFKVLDLYPGQKYLVQTRCKPDHGYWSRWSQESSIEMPNDFTLKDTTVWIIVAILSAVICLIMVWAVALKGYSMMTCIFPPVPGPKIKGFDTHLLETGSPSKYKVDLHLALPGGFQRLDNAGELDY; this is translated from the exons ATGCCATCTGCACTTGCTTTCGTCCTACTTGTTCTCAACATCAGCCTCCTGAAGG GACAGTCACCACCAGGGAAACCTGAGATCCACAAATGTCGCTCTCCTGACAAGGAAACATTCACCTGCTGGTGGAATCCTGGGACAGATGGAGGACTTCCTACCAATTATTCACTGACTTACAGCAAAGAAGG AGAGAAAACCACCTATGAATGTCCAGACTACAAAACCAGTGGCCCCAACTCCTGCTTCTTTAGCAAGCAGTACACTTCCATCTGGAAAATATACATCATCACAGTAAATGCCACGAATCAAATGGGAAGCAGTACCTCGGATCCACTTTATGTGGATGTGACTTACATCG TTGAGCCAGAGCCTCCTCGGAACCTGACATTAGAAGTAAAACagctaaaagacaaaaaaacataTCTGTGGGTAAAATGGTCCCCACCCACCATAACTGATGTAAAAACTGGTTGGTTTACAATGGAATATGAAATTCGATTAAAGCctgaagaagcagaagagtgGGAG ATCCATTTTACAGGTCATCAAACACAGTTTAAGGTTTTGGACCTATATCCAGGACAAAAGTATCTTGTCCAGACACGCTGCAAGCCAGACCATGGATACTGGAGTAGATGGAGCCAGGAGAGTTCCATTGAAATGCCAAATG ACTTCACCTTGAAGGACACAACCGTGTGGATCATTGTGGCCATTCTCTCTGCTGTCATCTGTTTGATTATGGTCTGGGCAGTGGCTTTGAAGGGCTATAG CATGATGACCTGCATCTTTCCACCAGTTCCTGGGccaaaaataaaaggatttgATACCCATCTGCTGGAG ACTGGTTCTCCAAGCAAATACAAGGTGGATCTGCACCTGGCCCTTCCTGGAGGATTCCAGAGACTGGACAATGCAGGGGAACTTGACTACTGA
- the Prlr gene encoding prolactin receptor isoform X1 — protein sequence MPSALAFVLLVLNISLLKGQSPPGKPEIHKCRSPDKETFTCWWNPGTDGGLPTNYSLTYSKEGEKTTYECPDYKTSGPNSCFFSKQYTSIWKIYIITVNATNQMGSSTSDPLYVDVTYIVEPEPPRNLTLEVKQLKDKKTYLWVKWSPPTITDVKTGWFTMEYEIRLKPEEAEEWEIHFTGHQTQFKVLDLYPGQKYLVQTRCKPDHGYWSRWSQESSIEMPNDFTLKDTTVWIIVAILSAVICLIMVWAVALKGYSMMTCIFPPVPGPKIKGFDTHLLEKGKSEELLSALGCQDFPPTSDCEDLLVEFLEVDDNEDERLMPSHSKEYPGQGVKPTHLDPDSDSGHGSYDSHSLLSEKCEEPQAYPPTFHIPEITEKPENPEANIPPTVDPQSTNPNFHVDAPKSSTWPLLPGQNMPKSPYHSVADVCKLARSPVNTLDSFSDKAEENVLKLSKALETGEEEVAEQEGAKSFPSDKQNTPWPLLQEKNPTVYVKPPDYVEIHKVNKDGVLSLFPKQRENNQTEKPGVPETSKEYAKVSGVTDNNILVLVPDSRAQSTALLEESAKKAPPSFEANQSEKDLASFAATSSNRRLQLDWFSKQIQGGSAPGPSWRIPETGQCRGT from the exons ATGCCATCTGCACTTGCTTTCGTCCTACTTGTTCTCAACATCAGCCTCCTGAAGG GACAGTCACCACCAGGGAAACCTGAGATCCACAAATGTCGCTCTCCTGACAAGGAAACATTCACCTGCTGGTGGAATCCTGGGACAGATGGAGGACTTCCTACCAATTATTCACTGACTTACAGCAAAGAAGG AGAGAAAACCACCTATGAATGTCCAGACTACAAAACCAGTGGCCCCAACTCCTGCTTCTTTAGCAAGCAGTACACTTCCATCTGGAAAATATACATCATCACAGTAAATGCCACGAATCAAATGGGAAGCAGTACCTCGGATCCACTTTATGTGGATGTGACTTACATCG TTGAGCCAGAGCCTCCTCGGAACCTGACATTAGAAGTAAAACagctaaaagacaaaaaaacataTCTGTGGGTAAAATGGTCCCCACCCACCATAACTGATGTAAAAACTGGTTGGTTTACAATGGAATATGAAATTCGATTAAAGCctgaagaagcagaagagtgGGAG ATCCATTTTACAGGTCATCAAACACAGTTTAAGGTTTTGGACCTATATCCAGGACAAAAGTATCTTGTCCAGACACGCTGCAAGCCAGACCATGGATACTGGAGTAGATGGAGCCAGGAGAGTTCCATTGAAATGCCAAATG ACTTCACCTTGAAGGACACAACCGTGTGGATCATTGTGGCCATTCTCTCTGCTGTCATCTGTTTGATTATGGTCTGGGCAGTGGCTTTGAAGGGCTATAG CATGATGACCTGCATCTTTCCACCAGTTCCTGGGccaaaaataaaaggatttgATACCCATCTGCTGGAG AAGGGCAAGTCTGAAGAGCTGCTGAGTGCCTTGGGGTGCCAAGACTTTCCCCCTACTTCTGACTGTGAGGACTTGCTGGTGGAGTTCTTAGAAGTTGATGACAATGAGGACGAGCGGCTAATGCCATCCCATTCCAAAGAGTATCCAGGTCAAGGTGTTAAGCCCACACACCTAGATCCCGACAGTGACTCTGGTCACGGAAGCTATGACAGCCATTCTCTTTTATCTGAAAAGTGTGAGGAGCCCCAGGCCTACCCCCCTACTTTCCACATCCCTGAGATCACTGAGAAGCCAGAGAATCCTGAAGCAAATATTCCTCCCACCGTGGACCCCCAAAGCACCAACCCCAATTTTCATGTAGATGCACCCAAATCTTCAACATGGCCGTTACTGCCTGGCCAAAACATGCCCAAATCTCCTTACCACAGCGTTGCTGATGTGTGCAAGCTAGCCAGAAGTCCTGTGAATACACTGGACTCTTTCTCGGACAAAGCAGAGGAAAATGTTCTAAAGTTGTCTAAAGCCCTTGagactggagaggaagaagtggCTGAGCAAGAAGGGGCAAAAAGCTTCCCTTCTGACAAACAAAACACACCTTGGCCGCTGCTCCAGGAGAAAAACCCCACTGTCTATGTTAAACCCCCAGATTATGTGGAGATTCACAAAGTCAACAAAGATGGAGTGCTATCATTATTCCCcaagcagagagaaaacaaccAGACAGAGAAGCCTGGGGTTCCTGAAACCAGTAAGGAGTATGCCAAGGTGTCTGGCGTTACGGATAACAATATCCTCGTATTAGTGCCAGACTCACGAGCCCAGAGCACAGCGTTGCTCGAGGAATCAGCCAAGAAGGCTCCACCATCGTTTGAAGCGAACCAATCTGAGAAAGATCTGGCCAGCTTCGCTGCAACCTCAAGCAACCGCAGACTCCAACTGG ACTGGTTCTCCAAGCAAATACAAGGTGGATCTGCACCTGGCCCTTCCTGGAGGATTCCAGAGACTGGACAATGCAGGGGAACTTGA
- the Prlr gene encoding prolactin receptor isoform X2, protein MPSALAFVLLVLNISLLKGQSPPGKPEIHKCRSPDKETFTCWWNPGTDGGLPTNYSLTYSKEGEKTTYECPDYKTSGPNSCFFSKQYTSIWKIYIITVNATNQMGSSTSDPLYVDVTYIVEPEPPRNLTLEVKQLKDKKTYLWVKWSPPTITDVKTGWFTMEYEIRLKPEEAEEWEIHFTGHQTQFKVLDLYPGQKYLVQTRCKPDHGYWSRWSQESSIEMPNDFTLKDTTVWIIVAILSAVICLIMVWAVALKGYSMMTCIFPPVPGPKIKGFDTHLLEKGKSEELLSALGCQDFPPTSDCEDLLVEFLEVDDNEDERLMPSHSKEYPGQGVKPTHLDPDSDSGHGSYDSHSLLSEKCEEPQAYPPTFHIPEITEKPENPEANIPPTVDPQSTNPNFHVDAPKSSTWPLLPGQNMPKSPYHSVADVCKLARSPVNTLDSFSDKAEENVLKLSKALETGEEEVAEQEGAKSFPSDKQNTPWPLLQEKNPTVYVKPPDYVEIHKVNKDGVLSLFPKQRENNQTEKPGVPETSKEYAKVSGVTDNNILVLVPDSRAQSTALLEESAKKAPPSFEANQSEKDLASFAATSSNRRLQLGRLDYLDPTCFMHSFH, encoded by the exons ATGCCATCTGCACTTGCTTTCGTCCTACTTGTTCTCAACATCAGCCTCCTGAAGG GACAGTCACCACCAGGGAAACCTGAGATCCACAAATGTCGCTCTCCTGACAAGGAAACATTCACCTGCTGGTGGAATCCTGGGACAGATGGAGGACTTCCTACCAATTATTCACTGACTTACAGCAAAGAAGG AGAGAAAACCACCTATGAATGTCCAGACTACAAAACCAGTGGCCCCAACTCCTGCTTCTTTAGCAAGCAGTACACTTCCATCTGGAAAATATACATCATCACAGTAAATGCCACGAATCAAATGGGAAGCAGTACCTCGGATCCACTTTATGTGGATGTGACTTACATCG TTGAGCCAGAGCCTCCTCGGAACCTGACATTAGAAGTAAAACagctaaaagacaaaaaaacataTCTGTGGGTAAAATGGTCCCCACCCACCATAACTGATGTAAAAACTGGTTGGTTTACAATGGAATATGAAATTCGATTAAAGCctgaagaagcagaagagtgGGAG ATCCATTTTACAGGTCATCAAACACAGTTTAAGGTTTTGGACCTATATCCAGGACAAAAGTATCTTGTCCAGACACGCTGCAAGCCAGACCATGGATACTGGAGTAGATGGAGCCAGGAGAGTTCCATTGAAATGCCAAATG ACTTCACCTTGAAGGACACAACCGTGTGGATCATTGTGGCCATTCTCTCTGCTGTCATCTGTTTGATTATGGTCTGGGCAGTGGCTTTGAAGGGCTATAG CATGATGACCTGCATCTTTCCACCAGTTCCTGGGccaaaaataaaaggatttgATACCCATCTGCTGGAG AAGGGCAAGTCTGAAGAGCTGCTGAGTGCCTTGGGGTGCCAAGACTTTCCCCCTACTTCTGACTGTGAGGACTTGCTGGTGGAGTTCTTAGAAGTTGATGACAATGAGGACGAGCGGCTAATGCCATCCCATTCCAAAGAGTATCCAGGTCAAGGTGTTAAGCCCACACACCTAGATCCCGACAGTGACTCTGGTCACGGAAGCTATGACAGCCATTCTCTTTTATCTGAAAAGTGTGAGGAGCCCCAGGCCTACCCCCCTACTTTCCACATCCCTGAGATCACTGAGAAGCCAGAGAATCCTGAAGCAAATATTCCTCCCACCGTGGACCCCCAAAGCACCAACCCCAATTTTCATGTAGATGCACCCAAATCTTCAACATGGCCGTTACTGCCTGGCCAAAACATGCCCAAATCTCCTTACCACAGCGTTGCTGATGTGTGCAAGCTAGCCAGAAGTCCTGTGAATACACTGGACTCTTTCTCGGACAAAGCAGAGGAAAATGTTCTAAAGTTGTCTAAAGCCCTTGagactggagaggaagaagtggCTGAGCAAGAAGGGGCAAAAAGCTTCCCTTCTGACAAACAAAACACACCTTGGCCGCTGCTCCAGGAGAAAAACCCCACTGTCTATGTTAAACCCCCAGATTATGTGGAGATTCACAAAGTCAACAAAGATGGAGTGCTATCATTATTCCCcaagcagagagaaaacaaccAGACAGAGAAGCCTGGGGTTCCTGAAACCAGTAAGGAGTATGCCAAGGTGTCTGGCGTTACGGATAACAATATCCTCGTATTAGTGCCAGACTCACGAGCCCAGAGCACAGCGTTGCTCGAGGAATCAGCCAAGAAGGCTCCACCATCGTTTGAAGCGAACCAATCTGAGAAAGATCTGGCCAGCTTCGCTGCAACCTCAAGCAACCGCAGACTCCAACTGGGCAGGCTGGATTACCTGGATCCTACGTGCTTCATGCACTCCTTTCACTGA